The Epinephelus lanceolatus isolate andai-2023 chromosome 19, ASM4190304v1, whole genome shotgun sequence DNA segment TCCCTCCTGAAGGTGCGTCCCCTGGCATGTCAATAGTGAGTTTACAGCATCCTTTCGTCCTGATGACAGGACGCAGTTAGTTTCAACCCCTGCTTTTCAGTCTGTGCTAAATTGAAGTGACACAACGGAAAAACATCGGCCATTGCAAatggtgaatgtcatcttatttatTGATAGGCTGATTCCAGTCAATAAGGGGAACATCGGCCGATACCAATACACGGTAgataaatcggtgcatcccGAGTTTGCAGTTTACAGGGACTGTTGCAAAACCAGGAAGTTTATTACCATCACAGTGAAAACCAAGgtgtttacaaaaaaagaaaagcagtacTATCGACGAAGCTAAGGAGGaagttttatttctgtttatttatttgtatcaatacatttatttgttttaatgccAAAACAGTAATACTCAGAACTTCACGTAAACCGTAGCAGCACATACAGATCAAATAATGCAAATACATATGAAGAATGTAAAAAATGGGACAGAGTTTTATCTCTCTTCAGTTAGGAAAAGTTGCAACAGTTCCTTCCTTTTTCCAGCGCAGAGAGGGAATCATTTTCTAAAGCTTGCTGCTGTATTTATACCACACACCCTAATGAAGGTTACACCATTCAGCTGTGAAGGTGGCTACAAACTGTGATGGAGTGGGGAGGGTTTGGTTTGGGAAAGGCCCCTAACAtaacaaatatgaaaaaagcagcagtgtgtatgagtgaagtcagttttgtttttctccagaCATTAATTGATACTATTTCTTCTTCATGCagaaaaaatactaaaaaagcCACTTGAGCATCCAGACTTTTTCCGTGTGTCGGAGTTCTTCTCTTTGAAAGACCTGTTCAACGCCAGAGTGCATCTTGGTCATAAAAGCACTTGCAGGCACAGGTTGGTATGAATTCCCACAGCCCTTTAACTGTTGAGCTAAAGGTTTTGCTCTGATGCTTTGAGTCAACCCTGTTTTTGAGTGTGAGGaataaggctgcaactgatGCTTCATTTCTTTGTCAAGTAATCTGCTGACCATTGATCAATTATTGTTGTAGATCCTAAAATAGTGAAAATCAACTTAGTTGACTATCACAGTTTTTTTAGAGTTTAATGTGTCATCCTCAAATCACCTGTTTGGtccgaccaacagtccaaatgAAGCAAAGATGTTCAATAAATTATCAGAAAAGATTatgaaagcagcaaatcctcagtCGAGACAAGAACCAAAGTGTGGGGCATATTTGCATGAAAAATGTCTTCAGTCATTAATCAGTTATCATGatagttgctgattaattttcgGTTATACAACTATTAAGTATTAGACGACTAATTGATTCATTTTAAGACTTTATGTAAGCTAACTGTaattctctctgtctcaggctTATGGAGCCATACCTCTACGGCTGCCGTTTGGATCAAGATATAATTGATCTCGACCAGACTATGGAGCTCCTTCAGCAAGCCCTGAACTTCACAGCCCACATAGCATATCGTGGCGGCATCATACTGTTTGTCAGCCGCCGACGCCAGTTCGGCCACCTGGTGGAGTCCACTGCTAAGTATTGCGAGGAGTACGCCCATACGCGGTACTGGCAGGGCGGCCTGCTTACCAACGCCCCCATCCAGTACAGCAAAGGAGTCCGCTTACCAGACCTCCTCATCTTCCTATCCACTCTTAACAATGTGTTCGAGACGCACGTTGGAATCAGAGACGCGGCAAAGATGAACATTCCCACAGTTGGTGTGGTGGACT contains these protein-coding regions:
- the mrps2 gene encoding small ribosomal subunit protein uS2m, with the protein product MAARAITKGFLGLRHSRAGIIGYSCGGHHYATAASIQSPQVLNDETLEKILKKPLEHPDFFRVSEFFSLKDLFNARVHLGHKSTCRHRLMEPYLYGCRLDQDIIDLDQTMELLQQALNFTAHIAYRGGIILFVSRRRQFGHLVESTAKYCEEYAHTRYWQGGLLTNAPIQYSKGVRLPDLLIFLSTLNNVFETHVGIRDAAKMNIPTVGVVDSNCNPSLVTYPVPGNDDTPAAVELYCRLFKMTIKRAKEKRKQIELVHGLSAPSTPSL